One genomic region from Clostridium saccharobutylicum DSM 13864 encodes:
- a CDS encoding DUF1189 domain-containing protein: METKMGFRHKLAYSFFNLTAYKEFLRQGVGKSIFYIFLVTIIFSTIVNIITLSSFNSDISKVQAKFINEAPNFTLENGVLSIDSTQPIYYKHDGQTLIVDTSGATTLSALSPYNNGVYIDANSITFRQNYHTLKTLKFSDFANIGANNNTFREALSVFKFMYNVTLLFIDPMLSFLENLFSVFLILGPGTLIISSIIGFKLNYSKSCTLSFYAMTSSILIEALLNVAQIDIPEFYILYYIIALIYCVLAIKKIKNIDNSNLNVTK; this comes from the coding sequence TTGGAAACTAAAATGGGATTTAGGCATAAACTGGCATATAGCTTTTTCAATCTTACTGCCTATAAAGAATTTTTAAGACAAGGAGTTGGTAAATCTATATTTTATATTTTTCTTGTCACTATAATATTTTCTACTATAGTTAATATTATTACCCTGAGCTCATTTAACTCTGACATATCGAAAGTGCAAGCAAAATTTATAAATGAAGCGCCAAATTTCACTCTCGAAAATGGTGTATTATCTATAGATTCCACTCAACCTATTTACTATAAACATGACGGTCAAACTCTTATTGTAGATACAAGTGGAGCAACAACTTTATCCGCTTTAAGTCCATATAACAATGGTGTATACATAGATGCAAATTCTATAACATTTAGACAAAACTATCATACACTAAAAACTTTAAAATTTAGTGACTTTGCTAACATAGGTGCAAATAATAATACATTTCGAGAAGCATTGTCAGTTTTTAAATTTATGTATAATGTAACATTGTTATTTATTGATCCTATGCTTTCTTTTTTAGAAAATTTATTTTCTGTATTTTTAATTTTAGGTCCTGGAACCTTAATTATTAGTTCTATTATTGGCTTTAAATTAAATTACTCAAAGTCTTGTACCTTAAGCTTTTATGCAATGACTTCATCAATATTAATAGAAGCTTTATTAAATGTTGCGCAAATAGATATACCTGAATTTTACATATTATACTACATAATTGCTTTAATTTATTGTGTACTTGCAATTAAAAAAATTAAAAATATTGATAATTCTAATTTAAACGTTACGAAATAA
- a CDS encoding DUF3793 family protein — translation MKYLDFYNKLDSMKNKEYIENFLVYNMSLVIAGVKPAVTITIKKNNKKIYDNWNKFGKDFIDNIKLKSIELRESDDSIILMIYDEEILKKEVLSKDNMKFLINLGYSSEAKIEDYINTLKSRYEKYHCPHELGLFLGIPFEDVKDFMECTTKKCLLCGYWKVYNNSGQAKIIFNQYNKVKEYTMKSMLKGNLSQDLVFNIKKSFSA, via the coding sequence ATGAAGTATCTAGATTTTTATAATAAATTAGATTCAATGAAAAATAAAGAATATATAGAAAACTTTTTGGTTTACAATATGTCATTAGTTATAGCAGGAGTTAAACCAGCTGTAACCATAACAATTAAGAAGAATAATAAAAAGATTTATGATAATTGGAATAAATTCGGGAAAGATTTTATAGATAATATAAAATTAAAATCTATTGAATTAAGAGAAAGTGATGATTCTATAATATTAATGATTTATGATGAAGAGATTCTTAAAAAAGAAGTTTTAAGTAAAGACAATATGAAATTTTTAATTAATCTCGGATATTCATCTGAAGCTAAAATTGAAGATTATATAAATACATTAAAGTCTAGATATGAAAAATATCATTGCCCACATGAATTAGGATTATTCCTTGGAATACCTTTTGAAGATGTTAAAGATTTTATGGAATGTACTACTAAGAAATGTTTACTATGTGGATATTGGAAGGTATACAATAATAGTGGACAAGCAAAAATTATTTTTAATCAATACAATAAAGTTAAAGAATATACAATGAAGAGTATGCTTAAAGGAAATCTATCGCAAGACCTCGTTTTTAATATAAAAAAGTCCTTTAGTGCATAA
- the folE gene encoding GTP cyclohydrolase I FolE, with translation MKKKIDTEKIQECIKEILIALGDDPNREGLIDTPKRVAKMYEEVFEGMTHSNEEIAEMFGTTFEEEDCTSENYKNMVVVKDIPIHSYCEHHLALMYNMKVTVIYKPKDKIIGLSKIARIADMVGRRLQLQERIGKDIAEIVSMVTETKDVGVLITGEHSCMTSRGVKKPGTLTTTTTFTGEFEENDLLRQEALLIMK, from the coding sequence ATGAAAAAGAAAATTGATACTGAAAAGATTCAAGAATGTATAAAAGAGATATTGATTGCATTAGGTGATGACCCAAATAGAGAAGGATTGATAGATACGCCAAAGAGAGTTGCAAAGATGTATGAAGAGGTTTTTGAAGGAATGACTCATTCAAATGAAGAAATAGCAGAAATGTTTGGAACAACATTTGAAGAAGAAGATTGTACTTCAGAAAATTATAAAAATATGGTAGTTGTAAAAGACATACCAATACATAGTTATTGTGAACATCATTTAGCACTTATGTACAATATGAAAGTTACAGTAATTTATAAGCCAAAAGATAAAATAATAGGTCTTAGTAAAATTGCGAGAATTGCGGATATGGTTGGAAGAAGGCTTCAACTTCAAGAGCGTATTGGTAAAGATATCGCAGAGATAGTATCTATGGTTACTGAAACAAAGGATGTAGGAGTTTTAATTACAGGAGAACATAGCTGTATGACATCAAGAGGAGTAAAAAAACCAGGAACATTGACTACAACAACGACTTTTACTGGTGAGTTTGAAGAAAATGATTTATTAAGACAAGAAGCATTATTAATTATGAAATAA
- the queF gene encoding preQ(1) synthase, producing the protein MSESGRKSKELEGLSLLGNQGTKYDYGYNPEVLEVFDNKHPGNDYFVKFNCPEFTSLCPITGQPDFATIYISYMPGKKMVESKSLKLYLFSFRNHGDFHEDCMNIIMKDLIKLMDPKYIEVWGKFTPRGGISIDPYCNYGIPGTKYEEMANYRMMNHDMYPEKVDNR; encoded by the coding sequence ATGAGTGAAAGTGGAAGAAAATCAAAGGAACTTGAAGGATTAAGCCTTTTAGGAAATCAAGGAACAAAGTATGATTATGGATATAATCCAGAGGTTTTAGAAGTATTCGATAATAAACATCCTGGAAATGATTATTTTGTAAAATTTAACTGCCCTGAATTTACAAGTCTTTGCCCTATTACAGGACAACCAGATTTTGCAACGATATATATAAGTTATATGCCAGGTAAAAAGATGGTTGAAAGCAAATCATTAAAATTATATTTATTTAGTTTTAGAAATCATGGTGATTTTCATGAAGATTGCATGAATATAATAATGAAAGATTTAATTAAGCTTATGGATCCAAAATACATTGAGGTTTGGGGAAAATTCACTCCAAGAGGTGGAATAAGCATAGATCCATATTGTAATTATGGAATTCCAGGAACAAAATATGAGGAAATGGCTAACTATAGAATGATGAATCATGATATGTATCCGGAAAAAGTAGATAATAGATAA
- a CDS encoding cell wall-binding repeat protein — protein sequence MNRFIKSLSVIFILFSLFSIGASANEYSGWRSNTVFYSGDPMIVYADSSQWDRIYDSNTNSYYWMCETPDFYQGYTNAWIYTNGKWYYVRDDGQMEYGVLVGDKHKRERYLLDDNGAMVINQYWDQFGSSNYIDTNGLVHLPDVYYQMMPN from the coding sequence ATGAACAGATTTATTAAATCATTAAGTGTAATATTTATACTGTTTAGTTTATTTAGCATTGGTGCTAGTGCAAATGAATATAGTGGTTGGCGATCAAATACTGTATTTTACTCTGGGGATCCAATGATTGTTTATGCTGATTCTTCTCAATGGGATAGAATATATGATTCTAATACAAATTCATATTATTGGATGTGTGAAACTCCTGATTTTTATCAAGGATATACTAATGCATGGATTTATACTAATGGCAAATGGTACTATGTTAGAGATGATGGCCAAATGGAATATGGTGTTTTAGTTGGAGATAAGCACAAAAGAGAAAGATATCTATTAGATGATAATGGAGCTATGGTTATTAATCAATATTGGGATCAATTTGGTTCTTCAAATTATATAGATACTAATGGATTGGTACATTTACCAGATGTATATTATCAAATGATGCCGAACTAA
- a CDS encoding NUDIX hydrolase — MLFNKLIEIDKVSDSIGNVNFREAVRAVIIKDNKILMVHSKNRDYKFPGGGIKKNEDPIEALKREIEEETGYICTKVSNQIGIITEKSKDKYVNNRIFKMISYYYFAEVSDVKKEQKLDAYEAMLEFKPIWIPLEEAINNNETIINSGMEPIANWINRETYALNKINAYINKRNYNKKV, encoded by the coding sequence ATGTTATTTAATAAGTTGATTGAAATTGATAAAGTAAGTGATTCTATAGGAAATGTTAACTTTAGAGAAGCAGTAAGAGCTGTTATTATTAAGGATAATAAAATTTTAATGGTACATTCTAAAAATAGAGATTATAAATTTCCAGGTGGGGGAATTAAAAAAAACGAAGATCCAATAGAGGCTTTAAAGAGAGAAATTGAAGAAGAGACAGGTTATATTTGTACAAAAGTAAGCAATCAAATTGGAATCATAACTGAAAAAAGTAAAGATAAGTATGTAAATAATAGAATTTTTAAGATGATATCTTATTATTATTTTGCAGAAGTTTCAGATGTAAAAAAAGAGCAAAAATTAGATGCCTATGAAGCAATGTTAGAATTTAAACCAATATGGATTCCGCTTGAAGAAGCTATAAATAATAATGAAACAATAATAAATTCGGGAATGGAACCAATTGCAAATTGGATTAATAGAGAAACATATGCATTAAATAAAATTAATGCATATATAAATAAAAGAAATTATAATAAAAAGGTTTGA
- the queC gene encoding 7-cyano-7-deazaguanine synthase QueC: MDKKKAVVVFSGGQDSTTCLFWALEKFDEVIAVTFDYNQKHKKEIECATSIAKELGVEHHILNMDLLNQLAPNALTRDDIEIKAGENGELPSTFVEGRNMLFLTFAGVLAKVKGANHIVTGVCETDFSGYPDCRDVFIKSLNVTLNLAMDYNFVVHTPLMWIDKAETWKMADSFGKLDYIREKTLTCYNGIIGDGCGECPACKLRKRGLENYLASKAK; encoded by the coding sequence ATGGATAAGAAAAAAGCAGTAGTTGTATTTAGTGGTGGTCAAGATTCTACCACATGTTTATTTTGGGCACTTGAGAAGTTTGATGAGGTTATAGCAGTTACTTTTGATTATAATCAAAAGCATAAGAAAGAAATAGAATGTGCAACATCTATAGCAAAGGAATTAGGTGTTGAACATCATATTTTAAATATGGATTTATTAAATCAACTAGCACCTAATGCTCTTACAAGAGATGATATAGAAATTAAAGCAGGAGAAAACGGTGAATTACCTTCAACATTTGTAGAAGGAAGAAATATGTTATTTTTAACTTTTGCAGGTGTACTTGCTAAAGTTAAAGGTGCAAATCATATAGTAACAGGTGTTTGCGAAACAGATTTTAGTGGATATCCTGATTGTAGAGATGTGTTTATAAAATCATTAAATGTCACATTAAATTTAGCTATGGATTACAATTTCGTAGTTCATACTCCATTAATGTGGATAGATAAAGCTGAAACTTGGAAAATGGCAGACAGCTTTGGTAAGTTAGATTATATTAGAGAAAAAACTCTTACTTGTTATAATGGAATAATTGGAGATGGATGTGGAGAATGTCCAGCTTGTAAACTTAGAAAAAGAGGACTAGAAAATTATTTAGCTAGTAAAGCAAAATAA
- a CDS encoding spore coat associated protein CotJA has protein sequence MYRHDDCMCKQKEYDQMHGMEYGKEYVKKPGVEYSKEHGVEYAKAYILPQKYENLFSCKESFNKGTIFEDLYKPYMECKKKKY, from the coding sequence ATGTACAGACATGATGACTGTATGTGTAAACAAAAAGAATACGATCAAATGCACGGTATGGAATATGGTAAAGAATATGTTAAAAAACCTGGCGTAGAATATAGTAAAGAACATGGTGTAGAATATGCCAAAGCATATATATTGCCTCAAAAATATGAAAACTTGTTTTCCTGTAAAGAAAGTTTTAATAAAGGAACTATTTTTGAAGACCTTTATAAACCTTATATGGAATGCAAAAAGAAAAAATATTAG
- a CDS encoding DMT family transporter encodes MNLSKLSTRNKGILFIIMSAFGFAMMAAFIKLSGDLPSFQKTFFRNIVAVVIAFILILKHKESFFGRRKNQKTLLLRSTFGTLGVIFNYYSIDRLVLSDANMLNKLSPFFVIIFSALFLREKIKNKQFIAVMIAFVGALFIIKPSFTFEVIPALVGTLGGICAAAAYTCVRALSGKEKPNTIVFYFSFFSSVVTFPLMMFSYKQMSTIQLTYLILAGVFASLGQFGITLAYKYAPAKEISIFDYTNILFSAIISLCLFGVLPDYLSVIGYLIIFGASFYMFLFNKKLDKEEFIKIKEIER; translated from the coding sequence ATGAATTTAAGCAAATTAAGTACTAGAAATAAAGGAATATTATTTATAATAATGTCTGCTTTTGGATTTGCAATGATGGCTGCATTTATAAAGTTATCAGGAGATTTGCCATCATTTCAAAAAACATTTTTTAGAAATATAGTAGCTGTTGTTATAGCATTTATTCTTATACTTAAGCATAAAGAAAGCTTTTTTGGTAGAAGGAAAAACCAAAAAACACTATTGCTTAGATCAACGTTTGGAACATTAGGAGTAATTTTTAATTATTATTCAATTGATAGATTAGTTTTATCAGATGCTAATATGCTTAATAAACTTAGTCCATTTTTTGTAATTATTTTTTCAGCTTTATTTCTGCGAGAAAAGATAAAAAATAAGCAGTTCATAGCAGTTATGATTGCATTTGTTGGAGCATTATTTATAATTAAGCCATCATTTACTTTTGAAGTGATACCAGCACTTGTAGGAACACTAGGAGGCATATGTGCAGCAGCAGCTTATACTTGTGTTAGAGCTTTAAGTGGAAAGGAAAAACCAAATACAATTGTATTTTATTTTTCTTTTTTTTCAAGTGTTGTTACATTTCCACTAATGATGTTCTCATATAAGCAGATGTCAACAATACAATTAACTTATTTAATTTTAGCAGGAGTATTTGCAAGTCTAGGGCAATTTGGAATAACATTAGCATATAAATATGCTCCAGCTAAAGAAATATCTATATTTGATTATACAAATATACTTTTTTCAGCAATAATTAGTTTATGTTTATTTGGAGTACTTCCAGATTACTTAAGTGTTATAGGGTATTTAATCATCTTTGGAGCATCTTTTTACATGTTTTTATTTAATAAGAAGCTGGATAAAGAAGAGTTTATAAAGATAAAAGAAATTGAAAGATAA
- a CDS encoding spore coat protein CotJB, which yields MYGREILDKILTYQFCAVELNLFLDNFPDSKNAKDDYEKVSAKLTSLVHEYEKDYGPLTNFGSSFVENPRAWVDQPWPWENYE from the coding sequence ATGTATGGAAGAGAAATTTTAGATAAAATATTAACTTATCAGTTTTGTGCTGTGGAACTTAATTTATTCCTAGATAATTTTCCTGATTCTAAAAATGCCAAAGATGATTACGAAAAAGTATCTGCTAAATTAACTAGTCTAGTTCATGAATATGAAAAAGATTATGGCCCACTTACAAATTTCGGTTCATCTTTTGTAGAAAATCCACGAGCTTGGGTTGATCAACCTTGGCCTTGGGAAAATTATGAATAG
- the lexA gene encoding transcriptional repressor LexA → MEKEVNKQSEIYEFLKKYTENKGYPPSVREICQAVSLASTSTVHGHLKRLEKKGLIKRDPSKPRALEIAELSTPQREMIEIPIIREIKEGYPLFSRENIEDTFSLPLDFIKHNKELFILRVSDKSMINVGIINNDLAIIERVETASNRDIIAALIDGETTIKRFFKENNYIRLQSENDTMDSIILSECKILGKLVGIFRSF, encoded by the coding sequence ATGGAAAAAGAAGTTAATAAACAATCAGAAATATATGAATTTTTAAAAAAGTATACAGAAAATAAAGGATATCCACCTTCAGTAAGAGAAATTTGTCAAGCTGTATCTTTAGCTTCAACCTCAACTGTTCATGGTCATTTAAAAAGATTAGAGAAAAAGGGACTAATTAAAAGAGATCCATCTAAGCCAAGAGCTTTAGAGATAGCAGAGCTTTCAACACCACAAAGAGAAATGATTGAGATTCCTATCATAAGGGAAATAAAAGAAGGTTATCCACTATTTTCACGTGAAAATATAGAAGATACCTTTTCATTGCCATTAGATTTTATAAAGCATAATAAAGAACTTTTTATCTTGCGGGTATCAGATAAAAGTATGATTAATGTAGGAATTATAAATAATGATTTGGCTATTATAGAGCGTGTAGAAACTGCAAGTAATAGAGATATAATAGCAGCACTAATTGATGGTGAAACAACTATAAAAAGATTCTTTAAAGAAAATAATTATATTAGACTTCAATCTGAAAATGATACTATGGATTCTATCATATTAAGTGAGTGCAAAATATTAGGTAAGCTTGTTGGAATATTTAGATCATTTTAA
- the dhaM gene encoding dihydroxyacetone kinase phosphoryl donor subunit DhaM: MVGIVVVSHSELVANGAKEIALQMAPEAKIEAAGGTGDNRLGTDINKITEAIKKVYSEDGVMIFFDLGSAFMNAEMAVEFLNDSMKEKIQIVDAPLIEGVVVAAVECSMNKSMEKVNMSLTGMSLNKI, translated from the coding sequence ATGGTTGGAATTGTGGTAGTATCCCATAGTGAGTTAGTTGCTAATGGAGCTAAAGAAATTGCGCTTCAAATGGCACCAGAGGCAAAGATTGAGGCCGCTGGAGGAACAGGAGATAATAGACTTGGAACTGACATTAATAAAATAACTGAGGCTATAAAAAAGGTTTATAGTGAAGATGGAGTAATGATATTTTTCGACTTGGGAAGTGCGTTTATGAATGCAGAAATGGCAGTTGAATTTTTAAATGACTCTATGAAGGAAAAAATTCAAATTGTAGATGCTCCTTTAATTGAAGGTGTAGTAGTGGCAGCAGTTGAATGTAGCATGAATAAGAGTATGGAAAAAGTTAATATGTCATTAACAGGAATGTCATTAAATAAAATTTAA
- the dhaL gene encoding dihydroxyacetone kinase subunit DhaL, which yields MINGTQLKEILNKINIAIEKNKLYLSELDAAIGDGDHGLNMSKGFKAVVEKVKDLPEDDLGNILKSCGMALVSNVGGASGPLYGTAFMKSASVVANKSSMDINDFIEILQVSLDGIKMRGKSIEGEKTIIDTLSPSIEAGRKALDENKSQNDVLIAIIDAAKKGMENTKNIIATKGRASYVGERSLGHQDPGATSMYIILCTIAEELKF from the coding sequence ATGATTAATGGTACTCAATTAAAGGAAATTTTAAATAAAATTAACATTGCTATAGAGAAAAATAAACTATATTTAAGTGAACTAGATGCTGCAATTGGAGATGGGGATCATGGCCTTAACATGAGTAAAGGATTTAAAGCAGTTGTAGAAAAAGTAAAGGATCTTCCAGAAGATGATTTAGGAAATATATTAAAAAGTTGTGGCATGGCACTGGTAAGTAATGTTGGTGGGGCATCTGGACCGTTATACGGAACAGCTTTTATGAAGTCAGCAAGTGTAGTTGCAAATAAAAGTTCTATGGATATAAATGATTTTATTGAAATATTACAAGTTTCTTTAGATGGAATAAAAATGAGGGGAAAATCCATAGAAGGAGAAAAAACTATAATTGATACTTTATCGCCATCTATAGAAGCTGGTAGGAAAGCCTTAGATGAAAACAAATCTCAAAACGATGTTTTAATTGCAATTATAGATGCAGCTAAAAAAGGAATGGAGAATACTAAAAATATAATTGCAACAAAAGGTAGAGCAAGCTATGTGGGAGAAAGAAGTTTGGGACATCAAGACCCAGGAGCTACTTCAATGTATATAATACTCTGTACTATAGCAGAAGAATTAAAGTTTTGA
- a CDS encoding manganese catalase family protein, translating into MWHYVKTLEYPINLKCKDLKMAKYLITQYGGPDGELSAALRYLNQRYTMPTGKSKGLLTDIGTEEMAHVEMIATMVYQLMENATVKEIEAAGLAGSYADHRKALFYVDATGNPWTATYIQAKGDVIADLHEDMAAEQKARATYENLINLTDEQDIKDVLKWLREREVVHYQRFGEALQHVQDHMCMKK; encoded by the coding sequence ATGTGGCATTATGTAAAAACATTAGAATATCCAATAAATTTAAAATGTAAAGATTTAAAAATGGCAAAATATTTAATAACTCAATATGGTGGTCCTGATGGAGAATTAAGCGCTGCTCTTAGATATTTAAATCAGCGTTATACAATGCCAACTGGCAAATCTAAAGGATTATTAACTGATATTGGAACAGAAGAAATGGCTCATGTTGAAATGATTGCAACTATGGTTTATCAACTTATGGAAAATGCAACTGTTAAAGAGATAGAAGCTGCTGGACTTGCTGGTAGTTATGCAGATCATAGAAAAGCTTTATTTTATGTAGATGCTACTGGTAATCCATGGACTGCAACTTATATTCAAGCTAAAGGCGATGTAATTGCTGATTTACATGAAGACATGGCAGCTGAGCAAAAAGCTAGAGCAACTTATGAGAATTTAATTAATTTAACTGATGAACAAGATATTAAAGACGTATTAAAGTGGTTAAGAGAAAGAGAAGTTGTCCACTATCAAAGATTTGGTGAAGCTTTGCAACATGTTCAAGATCATATGTGCATGAAAAAATAG
- the queE gene encoding putative 7-carboxy-7-deazaguanine synthase QueE gives MFNIVEKFLSIDGEGPTSGEIATFIRFQGCNLRCSWCDTVYSWGKESTNEKLSANEIYQYIKENGATNVTLTGGEPLIQENIDELLNILNKDENLMVHIETNGAVNIGAFKEKHKGGNISYIVDFKLPSSNMTNSMDMNNLKLVESSDVYKFVVGSSEDLNMAYDIIKKYDLTSKCLVYLSPVCGNIEMKDIVEFMKEKKLNKVRLQVQLHKVIWDKSERGV, from the coding sequence ATGTTTAATATAGTAGAAAAATTTTTATCAATAGATGGAGAAGGACCAACTTCGGGTGAAATTGCTACATTTATAAGATTTCAAGGATGCAATTTAAGATGTTCTTGGTGTGATACAGTTTACTCATGGGGTAAAGAAAGTACTAATGAAAAATTGAGTGCTAATGAAATTTATCAATATATAAAAGAAAATGGGGCCACAAATGTTACTTTAACAGGTGGTGAGCCACTTATCCAGGAAAATATAGATGAACTATTAAATATTTTAAATAAAGATGAGAACTTAATGGTTCATATAGAAACAAATGGCGCTGTAAACATAGGGGCATTTAAAGAGAAACATAAGGGTGGAAATATAAGTTATATAGTTGATTTTAAGCTTCCAAGTAGTAATATGACCAATTCAATGGATATGAATAATTTAAAGCTAGTTGAATCTAGTGATGTTTATAAATTTGTTGTGGGTAGCAGCGAAGACTTAAATATGGCATACGATATAATAAAAAAATATGATTTAACTTCTAAATGTTTGGTTTATCTAAGTCCTGTTTGTGGAAATATAGAAATGAAAGATATTGTTGAATTTATGAAGGAGAAAAAATTAAATAAAGTTAGATTGCAAGTTCAACTTCATAAAGTTATTTGGGATAAGAGCGAAAGAGGGGTTTGA
- a CDS encoding flavodoxin, which yields MKIVYWSGTGNTENMAELIAKGIAEGGKEAKAISVSDVNVDELLKEEVLVLGCPAMGDEVLEEGEFEPFIDEISTKVSGKKVVLFGSYGWGDGQWMRDWEERMLGYGCVIPEECLIVQNEPDENQCIEFGKKIALL from the coding sequence ATGAAAATAGTTTATTGGTCAGGAACAGGAAATACAGAAAATATGGCTGAATTAATTGCAAAAGGAATTGCAGAAGGTGGTAAAGAAGCCAAAGCAATAAGTGTATCAGATGTAAATGTAGATGAATTACTAAAGGAAGAAGTTCTTGTTTTAGGATGTCCAGCAATGGGAGATGAAGTCCTAGAAGAAGGAGAATTCGAACCATTCATAGATGAAATTTCAACTAAGGTATCTGGTAAAAAAGTTGTACTATTTGGCTCATATGGTTGGGGAGATGGTCAATGGATGAGAGATTGGGAAGAAAGAATGCTTGGGTATGGATGCGTAATCCCAGAAGAATGTTTAATAGTCCAAAATGAACCAGATGAAAATCAATGCATAGAGTTTGGAAAGAAGATAGCTCTTTTATAA
- a CDS encoding M48 family metallopeptidase, which translates to MKISFEYENKIIEFTIVRSKRKTLGIKIDENCKIIVSAPFRVSEETIIKAVKDKVRWIVEKQDEIRKRNIKKVDRKAIEGSTFMYLGKEYPLHLVFDGMRKNIIVELNNENFNKSKSNRLFIDKTYITSSINTLEECKNVFISKEQLANKFIIHTNTRDEEKIKLALEKWYRQRTMEIVKERIQYYTGNFKDKVSEVKVKEQKRRWASCTGKNEILFNWRISMASLDVIDYIVVHEMCHMDHRNHSREFWNRVKEVMPDYKEKHEWLKLNGMNLYI; encoded by the coding sequence ATGAAAATTAGTTTTGAATATGAAAATAAAATTATAGAATTTACTATTGTACGTAGTAAAAGAAAAACTTTAGGAATAAAGATAGATGAAAATTGTAAAATAATAGTAAGTGCTCCTTTTAGAGTATCAGAAGAAACTATAATAAAAGCAGTTAAAGATAAGGTTAGATGGATAGTTGAAAAGCAAGACGAAATACGTAAAAGGAACATAAAAAAGGTAGATAGAAAAGCTATTGAAGGAAGTACATTTATGTATTTAGGTAAGGAGTATCCTTTACATTTGGTTTTTGACGGTATGAGAAAAAATATAATTGTAGAATTAAATAATGAGAATTTTAATAAATCAAAGTCTAATAGATTATTTATAGATAAAACTTATATTACATCATCAATTAATACATTAGAAGAATGTAAAAATGTTTTTATAAGTAAAGAACAATTAGCAAATAAATTTATTATACATACTAATACAAGAGATGAAGAAAAAATAAAATTAGCATTAGAGAAATGGTATAGACAAAGAACTATGGAAATTGTAAAGGAAAGGATACAATATTATACGGGAAATTTTAAAGATAAAGTAAGTGAGGTTAAAGTTAAGGAACAAAAACGGAGATGGGCAAGTTGTACAGGAAAAAATGAAATTCTATTTAATTGGAGGATTAGTATGGCTAGCCTTGATGTAATTGATTATATTGTAGTTCATGAAATGTGTCATATGGATCATAGAAATCATTCGAGAGAGTTTTGGAATAGGGTAAAGGAAGTAATGCCAGATTATAAAGAAAAACATGAATGGCTTAAATTAAACGGAATGAATTTATATATATAG
- a CDS encoding 6-pyruvoyl trahydropterin synthase family protein gives MFKIKSEIQFDTAHYLSGYKGKCSNIHGHRYRLIAKLKSETLHEDGQLRGMVDDFSNFKGALKEIEEIFDHKLVIENNDEGKALARKLEDLPNNFDIYFVNYRPTAEEMSRDIFNMLKAKGLSVCEVELFETPNNSCIYTED, from the coding sequence ATGTTTAAGATAAAAAGTGAAATACAATTTGATACAGCACATTATTTAAGTGGATATAAAGGAAAATGTTCAAATATTCATGGGCATAGATATAGATTAATTGCTAAATTAAAATCAGAAACATTACATGAAGATGGTCAACTTAGAGGAATGGTAGATGATTTTTCAAACTTTAAAGGTGCATTAAAAGAAATAGAAGAGATTTTTGATCATAAGTTAGTTATTGAAAATAATGATGAAGGAAAAGCTTTGGCTAGGAAATTAGAAGATTTACCAAATAATTTTGATATCTATTTTGTGAATTATAGGCCAACAGCAGAAGAAATGTCTAGAGATATTTTTAATATGTTAAAAGCTAAGGGATTATCAGTATGTGAAGTCGAATTATTCGAAACACCTAATAATAGTTGTATATATACGGAAGACTAA